A window of the Egibacter rhizosphaerae genome harbors these coding sequences:
- a CDS encoding LAGLIDADG family homing endonuclease, which yields MQTTDEALTAVGTAEDDAGLRIRRFFTRDDVQPYDELEWELRDAVISDWKSGEVAFEQRGVEFPTSWSMNATTIVAQKYFRGHLGTPERERSVKHMIDRVADTITRWGLEGGYFADESSAEVFNHELKHLLVTQKAAFNSPVWFNCGTEDKPQCSACFILSVEDTMTSILNWYYEEGVIFKGGSGSGVNLSKIRSSKEKLRGGGEASGPVSFMRGADASAGTIKSGGKTRRAAKMVILDVDHPDVEEFIWCKRNEEQKAAALAAAGFDMGFDGADTGSIQYQNANNSVRVTDEFMQAAVENRDFELKTVTGREAVERVGARDLLNQIAQAAWECADPGVQYDTTINDWHTTPNAGRINGSNPCFPGSARVHTDKGLVRFEELTRRVQQGETFGVYTHDATNAEAPSTRVELTSPEAFMVTGRNPIVRLRFSNGQELRCTPNHSIWTTNRGYVAAEDLTPEDRVLALDVATPASQADQALPVRTDLAAYREKGDRAKELRLPEKWSDELAHYLGWHTGDGSVSGNCLSTIYGGEEEQTHHLPRHRELLAWLNGDQHPTPSMQENGTQQLRLTRRPLRKFFEALGVSDAHAADKRVPWAVFEAPEDAQAAFLRGLFDADGTVVDVKTKGDRYVSLGSSSPELLRDVQVLLTAHGISSRIYATRGAEEQSGLSYVRRDGTEAIYASKQAYQLRISGRSLEAYARGIGFDLPGKHARLVDVVEAYSRYDTDRTVRLEDRTHDGVELTYNLTEPRNHSYVVDGVAVRNCSEYMHLDNSACNLASLNLRKFEVDGTFDVDAFKRAVEIVFTAQEIIVGNSSYPTEKIEENAHRFRQLGLGYANLGGLLMSQGIPYDSEEGRAWAGAVTALMTGHAYRTSAELAAVQGPFEGFADDREGTLRVIGKHRDAAHDIDADKVPADLLAAAQQAWNEAHELGHEHGIRNAQSSVLAPTGTIGLMMDCDTTGVEPDLGLVKMKKLVGGGTMRIVNQTVPRALDSLGYQPEQIEAIVDYIDEHSTIEGAPGFREEHLPVFDCAMGERSISPMGHVRMMGAVQPFISGAISKCVVGETLVPTEDGLVRIEELHEGESADSFRDDVRRVASLGGEAKTDAFYYGGTRKVQRVVLRSGHEVTGTENHRVLVGGPSGLAWRYLDEIEVGEYVGTRYGSELWSEVPARLDGFVPSPSYGPQKAVSLPNEMSEELAFLLGAYCAEGSISRSNWTIRITNQNLEVLERVKSAFESLFDVDASIVDPVDRCAHVAVASKTLVELFEFLGCGVGASGKRIPSVVLRSPRSMVLSFLQGLWLDAYAAPGAMPKWALCVDSPELLDDVQAVLTNLGVVHSRIAKHNEEHEKTYDEVYATGHHAARLLELVPFLEPDKATRAERVREQASDGPHNTADVVPGITGRELYDLIPAGYGDGEDGQPKSVTWRFLLDPRTTHVSRRTLERVAAIPGVELPEWLQQVLDDGLHFSPVATVEDAGMREVYDLSVPSTHAFVGNGMVNHNTVNMPEQATVEDVEEIYTEAWRLGVKALAIYRDNCKVSQPLAIATSDDKKQEVPATTEEAAEQGVRRRRLPKQRPSQTISFTVGEAEGYLTAGEYPGDGLGEIFVKLGKQGSTLSGVMDAFAIATSIGLQYGVPLEEYVKKFTNMRFEPAGMTDDPEVKFAASVLDYIFRRLAIEYLPAETRAELGIYTIEERNAQLDAQYGPAPGSTEAPKADPEGQTVLPVEKESRVDDIYGDAPMCFSCGIRMQRSGACHVCEQCGTTTGCS from the coding sequence ATGCAGACCACCGACGAGGCGCTCACCGCGGTCGGCACCGCCGAGGACGACGCGGGGCTGCGCATCCGCCGCTTCTTCACCCGCGACGACGTCCAGCCCTACGACGAGCTCGAGTGGGAGCTGCGCGACGCCGTCATCAGCGATTGGAAGTCCGGCGAGGTCGCGTTCGAGCAGCGCGGCGTGGAGTTCCCGACGAGCTGGTCGATGAACGCGACCACGATCGTGGCCCAGAAGTACTTTCGGGGGCACCTCGGCACGCCGGAACGCGAGCGCAGCGTCAAGCACATGATCGACCGGGTCGCCGACACCATCACGCGGTGGGGGCTCGAGGGCGGCTACTTCGCGGACGAGAGCTCGGCCGAGGTCTTCAACCACGAGCTCAAGCACCTGCTCGTGACCCAGAAGGCGGCGTTCAACAGCCCGGTGTGGTTCAACTGCGGCACCGAGGACAAGCCGCAGTGCTCGGCGTGCTTCATCCTCTCGGTCGAGGACACGATGACGTCGATCCTCAACTGGTACTACGAGGAAGGCGTCATCTTCAAGGGTGGTTCCGGCAGCGGGGTGAACCTCTCGAAGATCCGGTCGAGCAAGGAGAAGCTGCGCGGCGGCGGCGAGGCGAGCGGGCCCGTGTCGTTCATGCGCGGCGCCGACGCTTCGGCCGGGACGATCAAGTCTGGCGGCAAGACCCGTCGCGCAGCGAAGATGGTGATCCTCGACGTCGACCACCCCGACGTCGAGGAGTTCATCTGGTGCAAGCGCAACGAGGAGCAGAAGGCTGCCGCCCTCGCCGCCGCCGGCTTCGACATGGGCTTCGACGGCGCGGACACCGGCAGCATCCAGTACCAGAACGCGAACAACTCGGTGCGCGTCACCGACGAGTTCATGCAGGCCGCGGTGGAGAACCGAGACTTCGAGCTCAAGACCGTGACCGGCCGGGAGGCGGTCGAGCGCGTCGGCGCGCGCGACCTACTCAACCAGATCGCGCAGGCGGCCTGGGAGTGTGCAGACCCAGGGGTGCAGTACGACACCACGATCAACGACTGGCACACCACGCCGAACGCGGGGCGGATCAACGGCTCGAACCCTTGCTTCCCCGGCTCGGCACGCGTGCACACCGATAAGGGCCTCGTTCGCTTCGAAGAACTGACGCGTCGGGTGCAGCAGGGTGAGACCTTCGGGGTGTACACCCACGATGCCACGAATGCGGAGGCCCCCTCGACCCGCGTCGAGCTGACCTCGCCCGAGGCGTTCATGGTCACCGGCCGCAACCCGATCGTGCGGCTGCGATTCTCGAACGGACAGGAGCTCCGCTGCACGCCGAACCACAGCATCTGGACCACGAACCGCGGCTACGTGGCGGCCGAGGATCTGACGCCTGAGGACCGGGTGCTCGCACTCGATGTCGCCACCCCCGCTTCCCAGGCTGATCAAGCGCTGCCGGTGCGGACCGACCTCGCGGCCTACCGCGAGAAGGGAGATCGAGCGAAGGAGCTTCGCCTGCCCGAGAAGTGGAGCGACGAGCTCGCGCACTACCTCGGGTGGCACACCGGCGACGGCTCTGTGTCGGGGAACTGTCTCTCCACGATCTACGGCGGGGAGGAGGAGCAGACGCATCACCTCCCGCGCCACCGTGAACTCCTCGCATGGCTGAACGGTGACCAGCACCCGACTCCGTCGATGCAGGAAAACGGCACGCAGCAACTGCGGTTGACCCGCCGGCCGCTGCGGAAGTTCTTCGAGGCGCTCGGCGTCTCGGACGCGCACGCGGCGGACAAGCGGGTTCCATGGGCGGTCTTCGAGGCGCCGGAGGATGCGCAGGCCGCCTTCTTGCGTGGGCTGTTCGACGCGGACGGAACGGTGGTCGACGTGAAGACGAAGGGCGACCGCTACGTGAGCCTCGGCTCCAGCTCGCCCGAGCTTCTCCGCGACGTGCAGGTGCTGCTCACCGCCCACGGGATATCGAGCCGCATCTACGCGACGAGGGGTGCTGAGGAGCAGTCGGGCCTTTCGTACGTCCGTCGGGACGGGACAGAGGCGATCTACGCGAGCAAGCAGGCCTACCAGCTGCGGATCAGCGGGCGCTCCCTAGAGGCCTACGCGCGGGGGATCGGGTTCGACCTCCCGGGCAAGCACGCGCGGCTAGTCGACGTGGTCGAGGCCTACAGCCGCTACGACACGGACCGCACGGTGCGGCTCGAAGATCGCACCCACGATGGTGTGGAGCTGACCTACAACCTCACCGAGCCGCGCAACCACAGCTACGTCGTTGATGGTGTCGCGGTCCGCAATTGCTCCGAGTACATGCACCTCGACAACTCGGCGTGCAACCTCGCGAGTCTAAACCTCCGCAAGTTCGAGGTCGACGGGACGTTCGACGTTGACGCGTTCAAGCGCGCCGTCGAGATCGTGTTCACCGCGCAGGAGATCATTGTCGGGAACTCGAGCTACCCGACCGAGAAGATCGAGGAGAACGCGCACCGCTTCCGCCAGCTCGGCCTCGGCTACGCGAACCTCGGCGGGCTGCTCATGAGCCAGGGCATCCCCTACGACTCCGAGGAGGGCCGCGCTTGGGCGGGCGCGGTCACCGCGCTGATGACCGGGCACGCCTACCGCACGAGCGCCGAGCTCGCGGCCGTGCAGGGTCCGTTCGAGGGCTTCGCCGACGATCGCGAGGGCACCCTGCGGGTAATCGGCAAGCATCGCGATGCCGCCCACGACATCGACGCGGACAAGGTGCCGGCCGATCTGCTCGCGGCCGCCCAGCAGGCGTGGAACGAGGCGCACGAACTCGGCCACGAGCACGGCATCCGCAACGCGCAGTCCTCGGTGCTCGCTCCAACCGGCACTATCGGCTTGATGATGGACTGTGACACGACCGGGGTGGAGCCCGACCTCGGCCTCGTGAAGATGAAGAAGCTCGTCGGCGGCGGGACGATGCGCATCGTCAACCAGACCGTCCCGCGGGCCCTCGACAGCCTCGGCTATCAGCCCGAGCAGATCGAGGCGATCGTCGACTACATCGACGAGCACTCCACCATCGAGGGCGCGCCCGGCTTCCGCGAGGAGCACCTGCCGGTGTTCGACTGCGCGATGGGGGAGCGCTCGATCTCGCCCATGGGGCACGTGCGGATGATGGGTGCGGTCCAGCCGTTCATTTCGGGAGCCATCAGCAAGTGCGTCGTCGGCGAGACGCTCGTGCCGACCGAGGACGGGCTGGTGAGGATCGAGGAGCTGCACGAGGGTGAATCGGCGGACTCGTTCCGCGACGACGTGCGGCGGGTCGCGTCCCTCGGCGGCGAGGCGAAGACCGACGCCTTCTACTACGGCGGCACGCGCAAGGTGCAGCGCGTCGTCCTGCGGTCGGGCCACGAGGTCACGGGCACCGAGAACCACCGCGTCCTCGTTGGGGGCCCGTCCGGCCTCGCGTGGCGGTACCTCGACGAGATCGAGGTCGGCGAGTACGTGGGGACGCGGTACGGCTCGGAGCTGTGGTCGGAGGTGCCCGCGCGCCTCGACGGCTTCGTGCCGAGCCCGTCGTACGGCCCCCAGAAAGCGGTGTCGCTGCCCAACGAGATGAGCGAGGAACTCGCCTTCCTGCTCGGCGCCTACTGCGCGGAGGGCAGCATCAGCCGCAGCAACTGGACGATTCGCATCACCAACCAGAACCTCGAGGTGCTCGAGCGCGTCAAGTCCGCGTTCGAGTCCCTGTTCGACGTGGATGCGAGCATCGTCGACCCGGTGGACCGCTGTGCGCACGTGGCGGTGGCCTCGAAGACGCTCGTTGAGCTCTTCGAGTTCCTCGGCTGCGGCGTGGGGGCATCCGGCAAGCGAATCCCCTCCGTGGTGCTGCGCTCGCCGCGGAGCATGGTCCTGTCGTTCCTTCAGGGGCTGTGGCTCGACGCCTACGCCGCGCCCGGTGCGATGCCGAAGTGGGCGCTGTGCGTCGACTCGCCGGAACTGCTCGATGACGTGCAGGCGGTGCTCACCAACCTTGGGGTCGTGCACAGCCGGATCGCCAAGCACAACGAGGAGCACGAGAAGACGTACGACGAGGTCTACGCGACGGGTCACCACGCGGCCCGGCTGCTGGAGCTCGTGCCGTTCCTCGAGCCCGATAAGGCCACAAGGGCCGAGCGCGTTCGCGAGCAAGCGAGCGACGGGCCCCACAACACCGCCGACGTTGTGCCCGGCATCACGGGCAGGGAGCTGTACGACCTGATCCCCGCTGGGTACGGCGACGGGGAGGACGGACAGCCGAAGTCGGTGACCTGGCGGTTCCTGCTCGACCCGCGCACGACGCATGTGAGCCGGCGGACCCTCGAGCGCGTCGCGGCGATTCCAGGCGTCGAACTGCCCGAGTGGCTGCAGCAGGTACTCGACGACGGCTTGCACTTCAGCCCCGTCGCGACGGTCGAGGACGCAGGGATGCGGGAGGTCTACGACCTGTCGGTGCCGTCCACCCACGCGTTCGTCGGCAACGGGATGGTCAACCACAACACCGTCAACATGCCTGAACAGGCGACGGTCGAGGACGTCGAGGAGATCTACACCGAGGCGTGGCGCCTGGGTGTGAAGGCCCTCGCGATCTACCGGGACAACTGCAAGGTGAGCCAGCCGCTCGCGATCGCGACGAGCGACGACAAGAAGCAGGAGGTCCCGGCCACGACCGAGGAGGCCGCCGAGCAGGGCGTGCGACGCCGTCGCCTGCCGAAACAGCGGCCGAGCCAGACGATCTCGTTCACCGTCGGGGAGGCCGAGGGCTACCTCACCGCCGGTGAGTACCCCGGTGACGGGCTCGGCGAGATCTTCGTCAAGCTCGGCAAGCAGGGCTCGACGCTCTCGGGCGTGATGGACGCGTTCGCGATCGCGACGTCGATCGGGCTGCAGTACGGCGTGCCGCTCGAGGAGTACGTCAAGAAGTTCACGAACATGCGGTTCGAGCCCGCCGGGATGACCGACGACCCGGAGGTCAAGTTCGCCGCCAGCGTGCTCGACTACATCTTCCGCCGGCTCGCGATCGAATACCTGCCGGCCGAGACCCGGGCCGAGCTCGGGATCTACACGATCGAGGAACGCAACGCGCAGCTGGACGCGCAGTACGGGCCCGCGCCCGGGAGCACGGAGGCGCCGAAGGCCGATCCCGAGGGGCAGACCGTGCTGCCCGTCGAGAAGGAGAGCCGTGTCGACGACATCTACGGGGACGCGCCGATGTGCTTCTCCTGCGGGATCCGCATGCAGCGTTCCGGCGCGTGCCACGTCTGCGAGCAGTGCGGCACGACCACCGGTTGCAGTTGA
- a CDS encoding helix-turn-helix domain-containing protein, with the protein MPLDATRIATRRHELGLSQRALARDLAVTSVVISALEAGSNHEHLTLHFAHRVADALALPLHALLTDNPAAPASEAHDRTEHAGDSLEADAAALGALPHHADDHRLPRDTAATSLGWTLNRTDRAADQLAQLLATTGATLQHHRGDLVLHPATHLTEPDALRDAIRAEHTRRQLPRTAAQLLHRALCDGELDTQRLTNNEHVALARLLHAGILGGEPPRPSRETMAALFPESAALPSSP; encoded by the coding sequence ATGCCGCTCGACGCCACACGCATCGCGACTCGCCGCCACGAGCTCGGCCTCTCGCAACGCGCCCTCGCGCGCGACCTCGCGGTCACATCCGTCGTCATTAGCGCGCTCGAAGCCGGCTCCAACCACGAGCACCTCACCCTCCACTTCGCGCACCGCGTCGCCGACGCGCTCGCGCTGCCCCTCCACGCGCTCCTGACCGACAATCCCGCCGCGCCCGCCTCCGAGGCACACGACCGAACAGAACACGCAGGCGACAGCCTCGAAGCGGACGCCGCAGCGCTCGGCGCGCTGCCGCACCACGCCGATGACCACCGGCTCCCACGCGACACCGCCGCCACCAGCCTCGGCTGGACCCTCAACCGTACCGATCGCGCTGCCGACCAACTCGCCCAACTGCTCGCGACCACCGGCGCCACCCTCCAGCACCACCGCGGCGACCTCGTCCTGCACCCGGCCACCCACCTCACCGAACCCGACGCGCTGCGCGACGCGATCCGCGCCGAGCACACCCGCCGACAGCTCCCCCGAACCGCTGCTCAACTGCTGCACCGCGCCCTATGCGACGGCGAGCTTGACACCCAGCGGCTCACCAACAACGAACACGTCGCCCTCGCCCGCCTCCTTCACGCCGGCATCCTCGGAGGCGAACCCCCGCGACCCAGCCGTGAGACGATGGCCGCCTTGTTTCCCGAAAGTGCAGCCCTACCCAGTTCCCCCTGA
- a CDS encoding acyl-CoA thioester hydrolase/BAAT C-terminal domain-containing protein, with the protein MVANWEIAGERRVTGAVRGVMVHPVRERASGTGVVVMAGSSGRVDVERARLFAHHGAVSLAVGYFGGPGEPPGLCEVPLELFTAAVTGVVSCVSGAVGMVGVSKGAEAALVTACLDSRVDMVTAFAPSSMVWANLGAGRDGRSSPQRSSWTWRDTPLPFVPILTDRAPTVGGLPAYRSVYEASLAAFPQAAKRAAIAVEEVDAALLLVAGGEDAVWPSARFADELERRGSHRVTKLMHTDAGHRIPLPGEPLPAGGQAMARGGNPTADAELGEVAWQHIVTSLQLTP; encoded by the coding sequence ATGGTCGCGAATTGGGAGATCGCCGGGGAGCGTCGCGTCACCGGCGCCGTGCGCGGGGTCATGGTCCATCCGGTGCGCGAGCGCGCCAGCGGGACGGGTGTGGTGGTTATGGCTGGCTCCAGCGGCCGGGTGGACGTCGAGCGGGCGCGTCTGTTCGCCCACCACGGAGCCGTTTCGCTGGCGGTCGGCTACTTCGGTGGTCCGGGTGAGCCGCCCGGCCTTTGTGAGGTGCCCCTTGAGCTGTTCACTGCCGCGGTGACGGGGGTCGTCTCGTGCGTGTCCGGTGCCGTCGGCATGGTCGGGGTCTCCAAGGGCGCCGAAGCCGCCCTGGTCACCGCTTGTTTGGACTCTCGCGTCGACATGGTCACGGCGTTCGCACCCAGCTCGATGGTGTGGGCGAACCTGGGAGCCGGACGCGATGGTCGTTCATCGCCGCAGCGCTCGTCTTGGACCTGGCGCGACACACCGCTGCCGTTCGTTCCCATCCTCACCGACCGGGCGCCCACGGTCGGGGGCTTGCCCGCGTACCGCAGCGTGTACGAAGCCAGCCTCGCTGCCTTCCCGCAGGCCGCCAAGCGGGCTGCCATCGCCGTCGAGGAGGTCGACGCGGCGCTGCTCCTGGTCGCCGGCGGTGAGGATGCGGTCTGGCCGTCGGCGCGGTTCGCCGACGAGCTCGAGCGACGAGGAAGCCACCGCGTCACCAAGCTGATGCACACCGACGCCGGTCACCGCATCCCTCTCCCCGGTGAACCGCTGCCTGCCGGGGGACAGGCCATGGCCCGCGGCGGCAACCCGACGGCCGATGCCGAGCTCGGTGAGGTCGCCTGGCAGCACATCGTCACCTCTCTGCAGCTCACCCCATGA
- a CDS encoding MazG nucleotide pyrophosphohydrolase domain-containing protein, whose product MDSHDLRCQPLARVADLSSETGEVAKELLISTGYGRHKPPAAASPELRAEVGDLVFSVVALAVELDVDPGAELDAAVARYEERVRRAATPSSTNSDPG is encoded by the coding sequence GTGGACAGTCACGACCTGCGATGTCAGCCGTTGGCTCGGGTTGCGGACCTGAGCAGCGAGACCGGTGAGGTCGCCAAAGAGCTGCTGATCTCGACGGGCTACGGGCGACACAAGCCCCCCGCGGCCGCCTCACCCGAGCTGCGCGCCGAGGTGGGGGACCTGGTCTTCAGCGTGGTGGCGCTGGCGGTGGAGCTCGACGTCGATCCGGGGGCAGAGCTCGATGCAGCAGTCGCTCGATACGAAGAACGTGTGCGCCGAGCAGCGACGCCGAGCAGCACGAACTCGGACCCGGGCTAA
- a CDS encoding universal stress protein, translating to MDEVVVGVDGSPESDQALDWAVDYARMTGHRIRLVHVYLPRSAQYPFNLLEGGSTAGMAASDRTTGQALLAHRKQRLADLDDVDLITELVEGGAADALIERSEDAALLVVGARGMGAVVGLLMGSVSQRCAQHARCPVLVMRGRE from the coding sequence GTGGATGAGGTCGTCGTCGGGGTGGATGGGTCGCCGGAGTCGGACCAAGCGTTGGACTGGGCGGTCGACTACGCGCGCATGACCGGTCACCGGATTCGGCTCGTTCACGTCTATCTGCCTCGGTCGGCGCAGTACCCCTTCAACCTCTTGGAAGGCGGTTCCACCGCAGGGATGGCCGCCTCCGACCGGACCACTGGCCAGGCGTTGCTCGCACACCGCAAGCAGCGTTTGGCCGACCTGGACGATGTCGACCTAATCACCGAACTGGTCGAGGGCGGAGCCGCGGACGCGCTGATTGAGCGCTCCGAGGACGCTGCCCTGCTGGTGGTGGGTGCGCGCGGAATGGGGGCAGTGGTCGGTCTGCTCATGGGATCGGTCAGCCAGCGCTGTGCCCAGCACGCCCGTTGTCCCGTCCTGGTGATGCGCGGCCGCGAGTAA
- a CDS encoding potassium/proton antiporter: protein MADFGLAVDPLVLGAGVLVVLGVLTAALAERIRMPALLLFLGLGMLVGDDGLGLTSLDDPEVAQTAGVLALLVILFEGGLTTRASDLRRAAAPGFLMATLGVVLTAGTVAAGVLLLTDLEVTTALLLGAVVSSTDAAAVFTVVRRSPLPRRITSLLEVESGANDPMAVLLTVSVLEAWRLDPAPADLVVFGLTQLGGGAFAGLVVGGVAVQLLRRAPLGAATLYAIFALGAAGAAYGLAAWFGASGFLAVYVCGLLVGLYVPRHRRTIRAFHQALAGLAEIGLFLLLGLLVFPSELPGVTLPAIGITAVLVVLARPLAVHVCMGWYLLTRRWHPRELALVSWAGLRGAVPIVLATFPLTQAYPQGAFIFNTIFFVVLVSTALQGSSIGGFARLLGLREEVTVWAPIAEFLPVDDPDLDVIEVEVADDMPIADATIRQRPLPDGFRVVAIVREGRTLVPRGDTTMHPGDRIVITTATDPSNNDRIVSWATGQPA from the coding sequence GTGGCGGACTTCGGGCTCGCGGTGGACCCGCTCGTGCTGGGCGCGGGCGTGCTCGTGGTGCTCGGGGTGCTCACCGCCGCGCTCGCCGAGCGGATCCGCATGCCCGCGCTGCTGTTGTTCCTGGGCCTGGGGATGCTCGTGGGCGACGACGGGCTGGGGTTGACCAGCCTCGACGACCCAGAGGTGGCCCAGACCGCCGGTGTGCTCGCTCTGCTGGTCATCCTCTTCGAAGGTGGTCTGACCACACGGGCGAGCGACCTGCGGCGCGCCGCCGCTCCCGGCTTCCTCATGGCCACGCTCGGCGTGGTGCTCACCGCCGGCACGGTCGCAGCCGGCGTGCTGCTGCTGACCGACTTGGAGGTCACCACCGCGCTGTTGCTTGGTGCGGTCGTGTCCTCGACCGACGCGGCGGCGGTGTTCACCGTTGTGCGCCGGTCCCCGCTACCGCGGCGGATCACCTCGCTCCTGGAAGTCGAGTCCGGCGCCAACGACCCCATGGCGGTGCTGCTCACCGTGTCGGTGCTCGAAGCATGGCGCCTCGACCCCGCCCCGGCGGACCTCGTCGTGTTCGGCCTCACCCAGCTCGGCGGGGGCGCGTTCGCGGGGCTGGTCGTTGGCGGGGTCGCGGTGCAGCTGTTGCGCCGCGCTCCACTTGGGGCTGCCACCCTCTACGCGATCTTCGCCCTGGGCGCCGCGGGCGCCGCCTACGGCCTCGCGGCCTGGTTCGGCGCCAGCGGTTTCCTCGCGGTCTATGTGTGCGGTCTGTTGGTCGGGCTCTACGTACCGCGCCACCGCCGCACCATCCGCGCCTTCCACCAGGCGCTGGCCGGCCTGGCCGAGATCGGCTTGTTCCTGCTCCTGGGTCTGTTGGTGTTCCCCTCCGAGTTGCCCGGAGTGACGCTGCCGGCCATCGGCATCACCGCGGTGCTGGTCGTGCTCGCCCGTCCGCTCGCCGTGCACGTGTGCATGGGCTGGTACCTGCTGACCAGGCGGTGGCATCCTCGCGAGCTCGCGCTGGTGTCCTGGGCCGGGCTACGCGGCGCCGTGCCGATCGTGCTCGCGACCTTTCCGCTCACGCAGGCCTATCCGCAGGGTGCGTTCATCTTCAACACGATCTTCTTCGTCGTGCTCGTGTCCACCGCCCTGCAAGGCTCCAGCATCGGCGGCTTCGCGCGCCTCCTCGGGCTACGCGAAGAAGTCACCGTCTGGGCACCCATCGCCGAGTTCCTGCCGGTCGACGACCCCGACCTCGACGTGATCGAGGTGGAGGTCGCCGACGACATGCCGATCGCCGACGCCACGATTCGCCAGCGCCCACTGCCTGACGGCTTCCGAGTCGTCGCGATCGTCCGCGAAGGTCGCACCCTCGTGCCCCGGGGCGACACCACCATGCACCCCGGCGATCGGATCGTGATCACCACCGCCACCGACCCCTCCAACAACGACCGCATCGTCTCTTGGGCCACCGGCCAACCGGCGTGA
- a CDS encoding bile acid:sodium symporter family protein, whose amino-acid sequence MERLRAIERHLLPLVLATTAFGLAVPEVGQALSRAITPLLAILMLCVALTFDVAALRAVLRRPGVQALATGLVYGPMSVTGFILGRLVFGQGPLGLGITLVGVLPTDVSSPLLVWIARGNVAMATVLNAVNTALAPFLVPALFLLLTGIDLEVPVGALVGELALTVLAPTAVGVALRSRWPRRIEPFEPALSAGSSLAYLALLLAVIGPNAGAILGAPIQVLLVAAAALALNATGYLLALAARPLLSRRGDRIAMLFTVSKKEFSIAAFVVFASGLPPEVALPAVVYAVVQMLTSPAVAAAIARQA is encoded by the coding sequence ATGGAACGCCTTCGAGCGATCGAGCGGCACCTGCTCCCGCTCGTGCTGGCCACCACCGCCTTCGGTCTGGCGGTGCCCGAGGTCGGTCAAGCACTGAGTCGCGCGATCACCCCGCTGCTCGCGATCCTGATGCTCTGCGTGGCGCTGACGTTCGACGTCGCGGCGCTGCGTGCGGTTCTGCGCCGCCCCGGCGTCCAGGCGCTGGCGACCGGGCTGGTGTACGGACCGATGAGCGTCACCGGCTTCATCCTCGGCCGACTGGTGTTCGGTCAGGGACCGCTCGGGCTCGGCATCACGCTCGTCGGGGTCTTGCCCACCGACGTGTCCAGCCCGTTGCTGGTGTGGATCGCGCGCGGCAACGTCGCCATGGCCACCGTGCTCAACGCCGTCAACACGGCGCTCGCGCCGTTCCTGGTACCGGCGCTGTTCCTGCTGCTCACCGGGATCGACCTGGAGGTTCCGGTCGGCGCGCTGGTCGGCGAGCTCGCCCTCACCGTGCTCGCACCCACCGCAGTCGGGGTGGCCCTGCGCAGCCGATGGCCGCGCCGCATCGAGCCGTTCGAACCCGCGCTGTCGGCCGGCTCGTCGCTGGCCTACCTCGCCCTGCTGCTCGCGGTCATCGGTCCGAACGCGGGCGCCATCCTCGGTGCGCCGATCCAGGTGCTGCTCGTCGCGGCCGCCGCGCTCGCGCTGAACGCGACCGGCTACCTGCTCGCGCTGGCCGCTCGACCGCTGCTCAGCCGGCGCGGTGACCGCATCGCGATGCTCTTCACCGTCAGCAAGAAGGAGTTCTCCATCGCCGCGTTCGTCGTCTTCGCGTCCGGCCTGCCGCCCGAGGTCGCGCTGCCCGCCGTCGTTTACGCGGTCGTGCAGATGCTCACCTCACCGGCCGTCGCCGCAGCGATCGCCCGTCAGGCCTGA